From the Nodularia sp. NIES-3585 genome, one window contains:
- a CDS encoding DevR family CRISPR-associated autoregulator — protein sequence MTKVQFPVYSISISGLVSWQLHALNNEGNEGNQSLTRRYYIIQKDIHEPEYVNGISGDMLKHIQAEHLHRVALESGLSLSEGGKQFNPDRIGYDLEKNLSVFTDKDTDLAAKTGKVIQLCTISDLEGFMVTEKKGQTLKRDSVIEFGAVVGLPSSVKTQSYFHAKYGVDNPTPYNVQVSSGLYATVLNIEAFRIGYNPHNFGYSIDVAERKKRLDALLKSVLYTYLQPNGAKRNTHLPHPDHFEGVITVSSRRCPAPMISPLEREYNSQIHSLASTLNNLNGAATIHCFDFNNMAEFADQIETLIAHSLPWESENAEAIA from the coding sequence ATGACTAAGGTACAATTTCCAGTTTATTCAATTTCTATCAGTGGTTTAGTTTCTTGGCAACTTCATGCTTTAAATAATGAGGGTAATGAGGGTAATCAATCGTTGACTCGGCGTTATTATATCATTCAAAAAGATATCCATGAACCTGAGTATGTAAATGGCATTTCTGGCGATATGCTCAAACATATTCAGGCAGAACATTTACACCGGGTGGCGTTGGAATCTGGATTAAGTTTATCGGAGGGTGGTAAGCAATTTAATCCTGATCGAATTGGTTATGATTTGGAGAAAAATCTCTCTGTTTTTACAGACAAAGATACTGATTTAGCTGCTAAAACAGGTAAAGTTATTCAACTCTGCACCATCAGCGATTTGGAAGGTTTTATGGTGACAGAAAAGAAGGGACAAACCCTGAAGCGTGATTCTGTGATTGAATTTGGGGCTGTTGTCGGTTTGCCTAGTTCGGTGAAAACTCAGAGTTATTTTCATGCTAAATACGGTGTGGATAATCCAACTCCTTATAATGTACAAGTCAGTTCTGGTTTATATGCCACTGTTTTGAATATAGAGGCTTTTCGGATTGGTTATAATCCTCACAATTTTGGTTACAGCATTGATGTTGCTGAACGTAAAAAACGCTTAGATGCTTTACTCAAAAGTGTGCTGTATACCTATTTGCAGCCTAATGGAGCCAAACGTAACACTCATTTACCCCATCCTGACCATTTTGAAGGTGTGATTACTGTTAGTAGCCGTCGCTGTCCTGCACCCATGATTAGCCCTTTGGAGCGAGAATACAACAGTCAAATTCATAGTTTGGCAAGTACGTTAAATAATCTCAATGGTGCGGCAACAATTCATTGTTTTGATTTTAACAATATGGCTGAGTTTGCTGACCAAATTGAAACTTTAATTGCTCACAGTTTGCCTTGGGAGAGTGAAAATGCCGAAGCGATCGCCTAA
- the cas6 gene encoding CRISPR system precrRNA processing endoribonuclease RAMP protein Cas6: MICTKDTEIAFAGVNLVLKSTPSAIASTSLTSWLPEIQPAPSWIPLGISEGVTKIMPVLPEAVLYPHLMQSICQRITENTLVEWEKKPYELMGVEVDDQALHIIQVAISTTQPLPSTLGRAIHAQCFQWLAIADTALAAKLHQQDSLPITLAMRYSSSQKLHLRISLLQKELLAPLLWGLSTNLGGEITLAGIPCRLGKCIDILPASSFEKLARIPAQTVIKLQFLSPTSFKQGRVIQPFPLPELVFGSLLRRWNIFAPAELHFSPVEWNALISAFELKTYALKMAGGAEIGAEGWVKYRFLDPEQARMATILAHFADFAGVGRKTAMGMGQVITNN; encoded by the coding sequence ATGATATGTACCAAAGATACTGAGATTGCATTTGCTGGAGTTAACCTAGTTCTCAAGTCTACACCAAGTGCAATCGCCTCCACTTCCTTAACATCTTGGCTACCAGAAATTCAACCTGCACCGAGTTGGATTCCTTTAGGAATTTCTGAGGGTGTAACTAAAATTATGCCTGTGTTACCAGAAGCAGTTCTCTATCCCCATCTCATGCAATCCATCTGTCAGCGTATTACTGAAAATACCTTGGTGGAGTGGGAAAAAAAGCCCTATGAACTGATGGGAGTGGAAGTAGATGATCAGGCTTTGCATATCATTCAAGTTGCTATTTCCACCACACAACCATTACCATCAACCTTGGGAAGAGCCATTCATGCTCAATGTTTTCAATGGTTAGCTATTGCCGATACTGCTTTAGCCGCAAAGTTGCATCAACAAGACAGTCTGCCTATAACTTTGGCAATGCGGTATAGTTCATCCCAAAAGCTGCATCTGAGAATTAGTTTATTACAAAAGGAACTCTTAGCACCGCTACTTTGGGGATTGAGTACCAACCTGGGAGGAGAAATCACCCTAGCGGGAATACCTTGTCGATTGGGTAAGTGCATAGATATTCTGCCAGCTAGCAGCTTTGAAAAACTGGCGCGTATACCTGCCCAAACGGTGATTAAATTACAATTTCTCTCCCCTACCAGCTTTAAACAAGGTCGAGTTATACAGCCTTTTCCATTGCCAGAGTTGGTTTTTGGTAGTTTATTACGGCGGTGGAATATTTTTGCCCCCGCAGAACTCCATTTTTCTCCAGTTGAATGGAATGCTTTAATTTCTGCTTTTGAACTGAAAACCTATGCTTTGAAAATGGCAGGGGGTGCAGAAATTGGGGCGGAAGGCTGGGTAAAATATCGGTTTTTAGATCCTGAACAAGCCAGGATGGCGACAATCTTAGCTCATTTTGCTGACTTTGCGGGAGTCGGGCGCAAAACAGCGATGGGAATGGGACAGGTAATCACCAATAACTAA
- the cas4 gene encoding CRISPR-associated protein Cas4, with amino-acid sequence MTNDYLPLAYLNAWEYCPRRFYLEYVLGEMEDNEHIILGRHLHRNIDEPGTIQEGETLIHQQQWVWCDRLKVAGIIDAVEECDGQLVPLEYKKGKMAQHLNDHFQLCAAALCLEERTGRSITYGEIFYHANRRRQTVEFTPQLRQMTEQAIALAHFASQNPMPAPIEHTKKCQSCSLQGICLPFEVKKLQQQNS; translated from the coding sequence ATGACTAATGACTATTTGCCTTTGGCGTATCTGAATGCTTGGGAATACTGCCCGCGTAGGTTTTACTTGGAATATGTACTCGGTGAAATGGAGGACAATGAACATATTATTTTAGGTCGCCATTTACACCGCAATATTGATGAACCTGGAACAATTCAGGAGGGGGAAACGCTAATTCATCAGCAGCAATGGGTATGGTGCGATCGCCTCAAAGTTGCTGGTATTATCGATGCTGTGGAAGAGTGTGATGGTCAACTTGTTCCTTTGGAATACAAGAAGGGGAAAATGGCACAACACCTCAATGACCATTTTCAACTTTGTGCGGCGGCTTTATGTTTGGAAGAACGCACTGGACGCAGTATTACCTACGGTGAAATTTTTTATCACGCTAACCGCAGAAGGCAGACTGTAGAATTTACACCCCAACTGCGACAAATGACCGAACAAGCGATCGCTTTGGCGCACTTTGCTAGTCAAAACCCCATGCCAGCACCCATAGAGCATACCAAAAAATGCCAGTCTTGCAGTCTGCAAGGAATCTGCTTGCCCTTTGAAGTTAAAAAATTACAACAGCAAAATTCCTAA
- the cas1d gene encoding type I-D CRISPR-associated endonuclease Cas1d gives MSTLYLTQPDAVLSKDYEAFQVALKQEDGSWKKQKVAAQTVEQVILMGNPQVTGDAFVYALQLGMPVHYLSSFGKYLGSALPSHSRNGQLRLAQYQVYQDPVRRLELVKAIVTAKIHNQYNVLYRHNEKDNPLKERKSLVKTQQTIDQVRGVEGLAAREYFACWQRMVGNEWTFNGRNRRPPTDPVNSLMSFAYALLQGQVMAAVHITGLDPYIGYLHEVHHGQPAMVLDLMEEFRALIADNLVLSVLNNRKIQPEDFTDSLGAYRLKENAKKIFLQAFDKKMNDEFKHPVFEYRCTYRRAIELQARLLGRHLQEGVPYKPLILR, from the coding sequence ATGAGTACTCTTTACCTCACCCAGCCCGATGCAGTTTTAAGCAAAGACTACGAAGCCTTTCAAGTCGCCTTAAAACAAGAAGACGGTTCTTGGAAAAAACAAAAAGTTGCCGCCCAAACAGTAGAACAAGTCATACTCATGGGGAATCCCCAAGTCACTGGTGATGCTTTCGTCTACGCTTTGCAGTTAGGAATGCCAGTTCATTACCTTTCCAGCTTCGGTAAATACTTGGGTTCAGCACTTCCGAGTCATTCTCGCAACGGTCAATTAAGATTGGCACAGTATCAAGTTTATCAAGATCCCGTGCGGCGCTTGGAATTAGTCAAAGCGATCGTCACTGCCAAAATTCATAATCAATATAATGTCTTGTACCGACACAATGAAAAAGATAACCCCCTCAAAGAACGCAAAAGTCTAGTCAAGACTCAACAAACCATAGACCAAGTACGGGGAGTTGAAGGTTTAGCTGCTAGAGAATATTTTGCTTGCTGGCAGAGAATGGTAGGTAATGAATGGACTTTTAATGGTAGAAATCGCCGTCCACCTACCGACCCAGTAAATTCCCTAATGAGTTTTGCCTATGCTTTACTGCAAGGTCAAGTCATGGCTGCCGTTCACATAACTGGTTTAGACCCATATATTGGCTATTTGCATGAAGTTCATCATGGTCAACCGGCGATGGTATTAGACTTAATGGAGGAATTTCGGGCTTTAATAGCTGATAATTTAGTGTTATCAGTGCTAAATAACCGCAAAATTCAGCCCGAAGATTTTACCGACAGTTTGGGCGCTTATCGTTTGAAAGAGAATGCTAAGAAAATCTTCTTGCAGGCTTTTGACAAAAAAATGAACGATGAATTTAAACATCCTGTATTTGAGTACAGATGTACCTACAGACGAGCCATAGAACTACAAGCACGTTTGTTGGGTCGTCATTTACAGGAGGGTGTACCTTACAAACCGTTAATATTGCGATGA
- the cas2 gene encoding CRISPR-associated endonuclease Cas2: MSTLFYLFIYDLPDNKAANKRRTRLHKMLTGYGKWTQYSVFECFLTAVQFTQLQIKIEKLIKPDEDSIRVYVLDAGSVKRTITYGSEVPRQEQTIII; encoded by the coding sequence ATGAGTACACTGTTTTATCTGTTTATTTACGACTTACCCGATAATAAAGCAGCAAATAAGCGGCGGACTCGCTTGCACAAAATGTTGACTGGTTATGGGAAATGGACTCAATACAGTGTTTTTGAGTGTTTCTTAACTGCTGTCCAGTTTACCCAATTGCAAATAAAGATTGAGAAATTGATCAAACCTGATGAAGACTCGATTAGAGTATATGTGCTGGATGCTGGCAGTGTTAAAAGAACTATCACTTATGGTTCTGAAGTACCTAGACAAGAGCAGACAATCATTATATGA
- the aroF gene encoding 3-deoxy-7-phosphoheptulonate synthase, whose amino-acid sequence MIIVMKLGTPSEEIERVSREIQRDQLVPEICPGQHKAVIALVGETAEIDIRQIQNVSPFIEQVIRIKKPYKRASLEYRFGEHSEVVVPTPNGNITFGQNHPLVIVAGPCSVENEEMIVETAQVVKASGGQFLRGGAYKPRTSPYAFQGHGESALNLLAKAREVTGLGVITELMDAADLDKVANVADIIQIGARNMQNFSLLKKVGAMGKPVLLKRGLSATIEDWLMSAEYILAAGNPNVILCERGIRTFDRQYTRNTLDISAIPVLRSLTHLPIMIDPSHATGKSEFVQTMAMASIAAGTDSLMIEVHPNPAAALSDGPQSLTLEAFAELMQELASLNKFFGRWGKANNMVAMPKLAAPVSTFA is encoded by the coding sequence ATGATCATAGTAATGAAACTAGGCACTCCATCTGAAGAAATTGAACGTGTATCTAGAGAAATTCAACGTGATCAACTAGTGCCAGAAATTTGTCCAGGTCAACATAAAGCAGTGATTGCTTTAGTCGGTGAAACCGCAGAAATTGACATTAGACAAATTCAAAATGTTAGTCCTTTTATTGAACAAGTTATTCGCATCAAAAAGCCTTATAAACGTGCTTCTTTAGAATATCGCTTTGGAGAACATAGTGAAGTTGTAGTACCAACCCCCAATGGGAATATCACCTTTGGACAAAACCATCCTCTAGTTATAGTAGCCGGCCCATGTTCTGTAGAAAATGAGGAAATGATTGTAGAAACAGCCCAGGTTGTCAAAGCATCTGGCGGGCAGTTTCTCCGGGGTGGCGCATATAAACCTCGGACTTCTCCTTATGCTTTTCAAGGTCATGGAGAAAGTGCATTAAACCTGTTAGCAAAAGCTCGTGAAGTTACTGGTTTAGGAGTGATTACAGAACTTATGGATGCAGCTGATTTGGATAAAGTAGCAAATGTAGCAGATATCATTCAAATTGGCGCTCGCAATATGCAGAATTTCTCACTGTTGAAGAAAGTTGGTGCTATGGGTAAACCAGTACTCTTGAAGCGGGGACTATCTGCCACAATTGAAGATTGGTTGATGTCAGCAGAATATATTCTAGCAGCCGGCAATCCCAATGTGATTTTGTGTGAGCGAGGAATTCGCACTTTTGATCGACAGTATACACGCAATACCTTAGATATCTCTGCAATTCCCGTCTTGCGATCGCTAACTCACTTGCCAATCATGATTGATCCCAGCCATGCCACTGGTAAATCAGAATTTGTACAAACTATGGCTATGGCATCCATTGCAGCTGGTACAGATTCTTTAATGATTGAAGTTCACCCCAACCCAGCCGCAGCCCTTTCAGATGGGCCACAGTCTTTGACATTAGAAGCTTTTGCAGAATTAATGCAAGAATTGGCTTCCCTGAATAAATTCTTTGGACGTTGGGGTAAAGCCAATAACATGGTTGCAATGCCCAAGCTCGCCGCTCCAGTTTCTACCTTTGCCTAA
- the hutH gene encoding histidine ammonia-lyase — MGTQAFPSRLAKQTQFLTATLSKTDQKISSTHICNLRMKAPSMNTVSLDIHKASNNSPAFLGNLDQPIIVGDQNLTIDEVVRVARHGALVSLTDDQNVLQGVQASRDFISNAVETGLPIYGVTSGFGGMANVAISPECASLLQNNLVWFLKSGAGKKLPLADVRAAMLLRINSHLYGASGIRLELIQRMEKFLNAGVTPHVYEFGSIGASGDLVPLSYITGALIGLDPSYTVDFNGQEMDAPTALKKLDLEPLQLLPKEGLAMMNGTSVMTAIAANCVYDTKNLLALAMGTHALAIQGLNGTNQSFHPFIHQLKPHPGQKWAASQMLDLLAGSRLVRDELDGSHDYRGTHLIQDRYSLRCLPQYMGPIVDGIEQIQQQIEIELNSATDNPLIDAQNQASYHGGNFLGQYVGTGMDQLRYYIGLLAKHLDVQIASLVAPEFNNGLSPSLVGNRERSVNMGLKGLQIAGNSIMPLLTFYGNSIADRFPTHAEQFNQNINSQGFASANLARQSVEIFQQYMAIALMFGVQAVDLRTYAVAEHYDARACLSPATKDLYIAVRDVVGQPPSSDRPYIWNDHEQGLDQHIALIAADIAAEGQIVAAVNNLFAN, encoded by the coding sequence ATGGGTACACAAGCATTTCCATCAAGATTAGCCAAGCAAACACAGTTTCTCACAGCAACGCTGAGTAAAACTGACCAGAAAATTAGCTCTACTCATATCTGCAATTTAAGGATGAAAGCACCTTCGATGAATACAGTATCCTTAGACATACATAAAGCTTCTAACAATTCACCTGCCTTTTTAGGCAATCTAGACCAGCCAATTATTGTTGGCGACCAAAATTTGACAATAGATGAAGTCGTTAGAGTAGCGCGTCATGGTGCTTTAGTCAGCCTGACTGATGATCAGAATGTATTGCAAGGTGTTCAAGCTTCCCGTGACTTTATTAGTAATGCCGTAGAAACTGGTCTGCCCATTTATGGTGTGACTAGTGGCTTTGGCGGTATGGCAAATGTAGCGATTTCTCCTGAATGTGCATCCTTGCTGCAAAACAACCTAGTTTGGTTTCTCAAATCAGGAGCAGGAAAGAAATTACCCCTGGCTGATGTCCGTGCTGCCATGTTATTGCGGATTAACTCCCATTTGTATGGTGCATCTGGTATCCGTCTAGAACTTATCCAACGTATGGAGAAGTTTTTAAATGCTGGTGTGACACCTCATGTGTATGAATTTGGTTCCATCGGTGCCAGTGGCGATTTAGTCCCATTGTCTTACATTACCGGGGCGCTGATTGGTTTAGATCCCAGTTATACCGTTGATTTCAACGGTCAAGAAATGGATGCGCCAACAGCATTGAAAAAACTGGATTTAGAGCCATTGCAACTACTTCCTAAAGAAGGGTTGGCAATGATGAACGGAACTTCCGTCATGACAGCCATTGCCGCTAACTGTGTTTACGACACCAAAAATTTGTTAGCACTAGCCATGGGAACCCATGCCTTAGCTATTCAAGGTTTAAATGGCACTAATCAATCTTTTCATCCATTTATTCATCAACTAAAGCCACACCCAGGGCAAAAATGGGCTGCTTCCCAAATGCTCGACTTGCTTGCAGGTTCTAGACTAGTTCGTGATGAGTTAGATGGTTCTCACGATTATCGCGGTACACATTTAATTCAAGACCGTTATTCTCTGCGCTGTTTGCCTCAATATATGGGGCCGATTGTGGATGGAATTGAACAGATTCAACAACAGATTGAAATAGAACTTAACTCAGCAACAGATAACCCCTTGATTGATGCCCAAAACCAAGCTAGTTATCATGGGGGTAATTTTCTGGGACAGTACGTTGGTACAGGAATGGATCAACTGCGTTACTACATTGGGTTGTTAGCTAAACATTTAGATGTACAAATAGCATCCCTTGTAGCGCCGGAATTTAACAACGGGCTGTCACCATCTTTAGTAGGGAACCGTGAACGTAGTGTGAATATGGGACTCAAGGGTTTACAAATAGCTGGCAACTCGATTATGCCACTATTGACCTTCTATGGAAATTCTATCGCTGACAGATTTCCCACCCATGCCGAACAATTTAACCAAAATATCAATAGCCAAGGCTTTGCTTCCGCAAATTTAGCCCGACAATCAGTCGAAATTTTCCAACAGTATATGGCGATCGCCCTCATGTTTGGAGTGCAAGCTGTTGATTTACGCACCTATGCAGTTGCTGAACACTATGATGCTCGTGCTTGCTTATCACCTGCTACCAAAGATTTATATATAGCAGTACGTGATGTAGTCGGACAACCACCCTCATCTGACCGTCCCTACATCTGGAACGACCACGAACAAGGACTAGACCAACATATTGCGCTAATTGCCGCAGATATCGCTGCTGAGGGACAAATTGTTGCCGCAGTTAACAATCTTTTTGCCAACTAA
- a CDS encoding long-chain fatty acid--CoA ligase produces MPTALQVEHRYTQKYFFLLNEVIVIMNIAHYVERGHRLFPDKLALIFEDKTFTYKHLDELAGQVANALKGLGVKKGDRVGLFLPNIPEFVISYLGILKIGAIAVSINVMLKTAEVSYILNDCAAKVIITTESQSQQVSEADLPQLEHILIAEGKAHKGTNLAQLIANAAPEAPAIEMDRHAPACILYTSGTTGFPKGATLAHGNVITNSYAANRCYRISNSDRLLLYLPLFHCFGQNAILNTGFSACATIILQRRFDLESLLQNITEHQATMFFGVPTVFIKMLNADIPQDTFKSIRYYFSAAAPMPMEIAQKWHDKYDFCIHEGYGLTETSPFATYNSDLKYKLGSIGTPIENVEIQIVDDCGDQVQPGELGEILVRGPNVMLGYWNRPFETAEVIKNGWFHTGDIGRMDEDGFFYIVDRLKDMINLSGFKVYPTEVENVIYQHPAVAEVAVYGVPDPVKGEIVNTNLVLKPGHKITAEEIIDFCYQKMAAYKVPHVINFVEGLPKNPTGKVLKRVLRQESKPKLPNVYVETLGRK; encoded by the coding sequence TTGCCTACAGCACTACAAGTAGAGCATCGTTACACTCAAAAATATTTTTTTCTCCTGAATGAGGTGATTGTAATTATGAATATCGCACATTATGTAGAGCGGGGACATCGCTTATTCCCTGACAAATTAGCCCTGATTTTTGAAGACAAAACTTTTACTTATAAACATCTGGATGAATTAGCAGGACAAGTTGCAAATGCTTTAAAAGGATTAGGAGTTAAAAAAGGCGATCGCGTAGGTTTATTTTTGCCTAACATTCCAGAGTTTGTAATTTCTTATCTTGGCATTCTCAAAATTGGTGCGATTGCAGTTTCCATCAACGTGATGTTGAAAACTGCCGAAGTTAGTTACATTCTCAACGATTGTGCAGCCAAAGTCATCATCACCACCGAATCCCAAAGTCAGCAGGTTTCAGAGGCAGACTTACCCCAACTAGAACATATCTTAATTGCTGAAGGCAAAGCCCATAAAGGAACTAATTTAGCACAACTGATCGCCAATGCTGCTCCAGAAGCACCTGCAATCGAAATGGATCGTCATGCGCCAGCCTGCATTCTCTATACCTCAGGCACAACAGGCTTTCCCAAAGGCGCTACTCTAGCTCATGGCAATGTTATTACTAACAGCTATGCAGCAAATCGCTGTTATCGTATTAGTAATAGCGACCGTTTACTGTTGTATTTACCACTCTTCCATTGCTTTGGTCAAAATGCCATTTTAAACACTGGTTTTAGTGCTTGTGCAACAATCATTCTCCAACGACGATTTGACTTAGAAAGCCTTCTGCAAAACATTACTGAACATCAAGCCACAATGTTCTTTGGTGTCCCTACAGTATTTATCAAAATGTTGAATGCAGACATCCCTCAAGATACATTTAAGAGTATCCGTTATTACTTTTCTGCTGCCGCACCCATGCCCATGGAAATTGCCCAAAAATGGCATGATAAATATGACTTTTGTATTCATGAAGGTTATGGTTTAACAGAAACTTCACCTTTTGCCACTTATAACAGTGACTTAAAATACAAGCTTGGTTCAATAGGTACTCCGATTGAAAATGTAGAAATCCAGATTGTTGATGATTGTGGTGATCAGGTGCAACCAGGCGAATTAGGTGAAATACTAGTGCGCGGACCAAATGTCATGCTGGGTTATTGGAATCGCCCTTTTGAAACCGCAGAAGTGATTAAAAATGGTTGGTTTCATACTGGTGATATTGGTCGCATGGATGAAGACGGATTTTTCTACATTGTTGACCGCTTAAAAGACATGATCAACTTGTCTGGATTTAAGGTCTATCCGACTGAAGTAGAAAACGTGATTTATCAACATCCAGCAGTTGCCGAGGTGGCTGTATACGGAGTACCCGATCCAGTTAAGGGTGAAATAGTTAACACTAACCTTGTACTTAAGCCTGGACACAAGATTACAGCAGAGGAAATCATCGACTTCTGTTATCAAAAGATGGCAGCCTACAAGGTTCCTCATGTAATTAACTTTGTAGAAGGACTGCCAAAAAATCCCACGGGAAAAGTATTGAAAAGAGTTTTACGTCAGGAATCAAAACCCAAATTACCGAATGTATACGTAGAAACTCTAGGCAGGAAATAA
- a CDS encoding ScyA-related TPP-binding enzyme yields the protein MTSETLNKKPNNTNTPTNLNVCVERSVGSSIFSPSAATSDDKANHSLSTQITVSQAVVKILEDLGVRRAFGVSGGAIAPFWATLTHSSIEVVHFRHEAGAAFAATEASLANGEPIAVFTTTGPGITNALTGLMAARWEGAKVIFLSAATSAPQRGRWGCQETSAYTMPISGIFTSGTLFNYATTLEHDAELPEIARRLANGLVRPEGFVAHVSIPTGVQTSVSKIALPRISATQTLPTLSEDAIAECVQLLSEGPFAIWVGFGARNAAQEIRQLAEKTGIAVMSSPRGKGIFPESHPQFVGVTGVGGDDSVLTYMQEQTPLRTLVLGTRLSEPTSFWSPAMIPTKGFIHVDIDPEVPGVAYPSAETFAIQSDIKLFLQALLKQFPERIHHFSQSKLPHPERGVTQLKADSPVRPELLLNAIQRIIVEGSKALVMAESGNCLAWGNHLLHFDTPGRYRVSTGFGSMGHFVTGVVGAGLVHHDKAVALVGDGAMLMNSEVSTAVKHQIPAVWIVLNDGGYNMCKQGMALLGFKDIDADIPQANFVQIARGMGADGIRVEQESDIEAALEKAMASPVPFVIDVIIDGKQPAPIGGRVKSLMSQGAK from the coding sequence ATGACTTCTGAAACTCTTAACAAAAAGCCCAATAACACGAATACTCCAACTAATTTAAATGTATGTGTTGAACGTTCAGTTGGTTCTTCTATTTTCTCACCATCGGCAGCAACTTCTGATGACAAAGCCAACCACTCCCTTTCAACTCAGATAACAGTTTCACAAGCCGTAGTTAAAATACTAGAAGATTTAGGAGTACGACGTGCATTCGGTGTTTCTGGTGGTGCGATCGCTCCTTTCTGGGCTACCCTAACTCATAGTTCCATAGAAGTAGTGCATTTCCGTCATGAAGCCGGAGCTGCTTTCGCCGCTACAGAAGCCTCCCTAGCCAATGGTGAACCAATTGCCGTCTTCACTACCACAGGCCCAGGAATTACCAATGCCTTAACTGGACTAATGGCTGCACGTTGGGAAGGAGCGAAGGTAATTTTTCTGTCGGCTGCTACCTCTGCACCACAACGCGGACGTTGGGGTTGCCAAGAAACCAGTGCTTACACTATGCCAATCTCAGGTATTTTTACCTCAGGAACACTGTTTAATTACGCTACAACTTTGGAGCATGACGCTGAACTGCCAGAAATCGCTCGCCGACTCGCCAATGGATTAGTCAGACCAGAAGGCTTTGTAGCCCATGTTAGCATCCCCACAGGTGTTCAGACGAGTGTGAGCAAAATAGCACTACCAAGGATTTCTGCCACACAAACCCTACCCACTTTGAGCGAAGATGCGATCGCCGAATGTGTACAATTACTTTCTGAGGGGCCATTTGCCATTTGGGTCGGCTTTGGAGCTAGAAATGCCGCCCAGGAAATTCGCCAGCTAGCAGAAAAAACAGGAATAGCAGTAATGTCCTCACCCCGTGGTAAAGGCATATTTCCAGAGAGCCATCCCCAATTTGTCGGTGTGACTGGTGTCGGTGGTGATGACTCTGTATTGACATATATGCAAGAGCAAACACCCCTACGCACTTTAGTCTTGGGTACACGCCTGAGTGAACCAACTTCATTTTGGAGTCCAGCAATGATTCCCACAAAAGGTTTCATCCATGTTGATATTGACCCAGAAGTACCAGGAGTTGCTTATCCATCTGCTGAAACATTTGCTATCCAATCTGATATTAAACTTTTTCTCCAAGCTCTACTCAAGCAGTTTCCAGAAAGAATCCATCATTTCTCACAGAGCAAATTGCCTCATCCTGAACGCGGAGTTACTCAACTCAAGGCAGACAGCCCAGTACGCCCCGAATTACTATTGAATGCTATCCAACGGATCATCGTTGAAGGTAGCAAGGCATTGGTGATGGCAGAGTCAGGTAACTGCTTGGCTTGGGGAAATCATCTCCTGCATTTTGACACACCTGGCCGCTATCGAGTTAGCACCGGATTTGGCTCTATGGGTCATTTCGTTACAGGCGTTGTTGGTGCTGGATTGGTACACCATGATAAGGCCGTGGCTTTGGTTGGTGATGGTGCCATGCTGATGAACAGTGAAGTTAGCACCGCGGTAAAACATCAGATTCCTGCCGTTTGGATTGTCCTCAACGATGGCGGATATAACATGTGCAAGCAAGGAATGGCATTGCTAGGCTTCAAAGACATAGATGCAGATATACCGCAAGCAAATTTCGTCCAGATTGCTCGTGGTATGGGAGCCGACGGTATTCGTGTAGAACAAGAGTCCGACATTGAAGCAGCGTTAGAAAAAGCAATGGCTTCACCCGTTCCTTTTGTGATTGATGTGATCATCGATGGCAAGCAACCTGCACCTATTGGGGGTCGTGTTAAAAGTTTAATGTCACAAGGCGCTAAGTAA